The following nucleotide sequence is from Chondrinema litorale.
TAAAGATATATTTTATTGTGATCGATATTTAATCCTACTTGCATCACAGAGTCTACCATAAAGCCAGATTCATCATAAACGGGAGAAATTGCTGGCAAACATTCTGTATGAATGATAGAATCTTCAAATAATAAATGGGTAGTAAAGTTGGTAGCTACAAATACAGTATCATATGCATTTGCAATAAATGTTGGAAAGAAAAATGAGAGTAAAAGAAGTACTACTCTAAAAAAGAAGTTTTTAACACATACTTTCAGCAACAATAATTTATCCTCAAAAAGAAATCTCATGAGCAATAGGAATTAAATAAGGTTATTGATTTATTTTGATAATTTCAGCCATTAATAAATTTAGTGCATCTTTAGTAGAATTGGTATATCCTTGCTGATTATCTGTTACAATTGTAAAGCCTCTTTTAATGGTGTCGTGTAAAGTTTGTATTTCTTGATTTAATTGATTGATCTTTAGTGTTTCACTTTTTAGGTTTTGTACAGCTTCAGTTAAAGAAGAAGCTTTCGCATCAGCGGGATCAATCCCAGTTTTTTCAAAAAACTGGATCATGTCTATAGTGAATTGCTTAATACTTCTTTTATGTCTTTTTGCTAGAAGCGTTAAATTTTTGTGAGTTTGTACATCTAATTGGACAGGTTTGTATATAGGATTCATTTTAAAGATAATTATAGAAAAAAATATAGAAAAATTATAGTCAAAAAGCGTTCTAGAAGTATCTGAGGAGCTTATTTCCTCAAAAAGATATAAATTAAATATAATCAAAAATATAATTATAGTCCCATATTATAGGTAAAAATAGATCTACCATCTTTTTTTGCGAAATATTATAGAAGAAAATATAGAAAAATTATAGTCAAAAAGTGGGCTGAATATATCTGTAAGGGCGATTTTCTCAAGAATATATATATTGAATATAATCGAAAATATAATTACAATACTAGATATTTCATATCTTCAAATGAAGAAATAAGTCACACTTTTGTAAAGTGCTGGTATTCAGTGTGATAAGTGGTTTAAAGATTATTTTACAGAACTTCTTAAAATTCCCGATAGACTGCCCAAAATATATTAAAAATATATAAGGGGGCAGTCCATCGATTTCTATGGTTCAAACAAGTATAAACCTATAATTTTTTTCATATTTCCTGTCTTCTTTGATGCACTTGAATATCCGATGAATGAGCTTGTTCCTGATGTTATTCAATACCAACATTTTTTTCTTTCCTTCTCCTACCTTTTTTAGATAATAATCATTGAGTTCACCTTTCATCTGTGTAGCAGATAAGGCAGACATATGTAGAAGTTCCTTCATTTTCTTATTGGCCTGATTGCTGACTCTTGGTTTTGTATAGATACTACTTCCTGAACTATGCTCGAATGGGACAACTCCACAGTAGCAAGCGAATTTTTTAGCATTGTCAAAATCCTTGAATTCATTGGTGTATACCAGCATTTGCCATGAGGTAACCTTTCCGACACCAGCCACAGAGACAATAATATCATGTAGCCTCTTTAGATTACCATCATCCTTTATGAGAGCATCTATCATTGCTTCTACCTTTTTTATCTGGTTT
It contains:
- a CDS encoding BfmA/BtgA family mobilization protein, yielding MNPIYKPVQLDVQTHKNLTLLAKRHKRSIKQFTIDMIQFFEKTGIDPADAKASSLTEAVQNLKSETLKINQLNQEIQTLHDTIKRGFTIVTDNQQGYTNSTKDALNLLMAEIIKINQ